The genomic region tatagtgctggtttagacccgACTCTGAAGtcggagctaatttagttcccccaaaaggagttcctagaactaaattCACTCCTAGTTCCTGTGGTGTGAACCTAGTTCCTCcgccaatagttctaggaactatgaaaatgTTCCTCCTGTGCAAAAGCCCTTAATGTATCCTGCCTCAGATCCAGCTGTTTGTGGATTGAGTTGTGATGTGACTGTGGTTGgtttgctgtgagacacttTCTTTAGATAAGggttaatgacatttttctcctGGTTTTTTGACTTGTAAAGGAAATAGGgatttgtgttgttgttgtgtagCCTACTATATATAAGAACTAAATAAAAGATAAACTTTTCTTCCCATTACTGAAGTGTTGTCATTGTAATGCTGGAGCTGGAGTGTCATGAgcaccagttggagtgccctagttagccactagagggcaatCCAACCCGGACTGTTCCTCACCACAcccttggacttcatttcccataacacacttcccggactcattatcctgtcattgcacccagctgttttgtgtttgatcattagttctgtctatttatacctggtttgtttctgcttttgttattgaGGTTTCGTTTATGTCACTggcttttgtttctgttttctttgttttgtatggactgttatctggattttgacccttgcctgttttggattacgtttctggattaccccattaaagctgcGTTTGGATCTTACCTTCTTGTCTCTGTGCAAACGTGACAGAAACCTCAATCATGCAAAGGTCCAGCAGTGTGGGTTTCCGGATCTGTCCTCCAGCTACCATGAGGGAGCGAATGGCTCAACTTCAGGCGTTGATGGCTCTACGCCAGGAGGGATGGGAGGTAGGGTGCTTTGCCCCGACATTTTGGACCATGGCGGTGGGGCTGGGCTTTTAACAAATGCCTTGATGACCCTTTGCCTCAATGGGAGATGGAGGGGCTTCAGATTCTGGATTTTTGGGGTTTTGTCAACTATCTTCACCATCGGAGTCGATGGGCAACACCGGGTCAACCAGaatccgctccagcccgtgagtccgctccagagcccgctccagcccgtgaggaGGTGGGCACTGAGTCACTGCTTCACCCACgtaaaaggaggaggaggaggaaggcttccTTCATCCTTCAAGGCCCGGAGGCCTCCCCAGAGCCCGTTGTAGGCCTGGAGACCACCCCAGAGGCCGTTCTTGCGCCGCCCAAGAGCCTTGCCCTGCTGCCACCGCCCAGGCCGTCTGCGCTGCTGAAGCccacctggtcagttcctccagcaccgccctggcgttcagccaggactccagatcTGCTGGAACCCACCTGggcagttcctccagcaccgccctggcattCAGCCAGGACCCTGACCTTCTTGGAGCCCCCGTGGTCTGTTCCTCCAGCTCCCCCCTGGCCTTCGGTCGGGGACTCTGgacctggcccaccatcccttcccctggtcctcctccagtccacctccctcctgagttttttgttttatgttttgtcagatggagcgtctggtagccgctccatagagagggggtactgtcatgtGCAAACGTGACATGGAGAAAGCTGTCCTCCTTTCTTCATGGCAACAAACAAGAGGATAATCAGTAACCTAGGAAATGGAAAAGAAGCAGTAAAAGAAGGGAAACAATGAAATACAAAAAACCTCCATGAAACAACACAAACCTGACAATAAATTTTACACAAAACATTCTGCTTCATTTTTTCTTTGGTGAGAGAAGAAAGGCATTTTTTCTGTTTAATTTAGCAACCAATGCAAAGGGATTGTTTTACGCTAACAGTGCTAGTGTGACGAGTTTGATGATGGACATGAactaaaaatgttaatgtaaaatgAGTTAATActtctatttaaaacaaaaagtaatTCAGATGGAGATTGTTGTTTCTTTAGGGGAGTATGAACATCAAAACTGTGTCCTACATTACAGATCAGAGTGAAAGTTCAACTCAATGCCACGTTTAAGGTTTGTTTTTACACTTCCTCTATTTTCTCCATTTTTACACCTCGTCTCGTGCGTGTAAAGACATTCTGAGCAAAATATACCATCGAAGAAAAGTGCATCAACGTGTACTTTGTCTACAAAAATGTCACTTCAAAGCTTGTTGTTGGTCTCCATCATTGTGTTCATCACTACAGAAGCTGTTTCAGGTAGATCTACATGATGTTTATCAAAGATGGCACAGCATCTATTTTTGTCGACCCTAAAGCAGTTTAGTTTTTAATGATATAGTGTATTGTAAcctaatttacaaatattaaatgaCTGTAGTGAATGACAGAGACTTGCTTGTTGaatgttgactaacatactctcttatattttattcatcagGTGAAGGTGTGATGAAAGCAGTTGATGATCAAATTTATTTTCGTTCAACCAACTTTGTTCCTCCTGTCACCAGCATCATCTGGAAACACATAAACACTTATGGATATGTTGTCAAGGCGATTGAATGGGATGAAGGAGAAATTCTAATCCCGAATCCCAGATTCAGAGGCATTACAACTGTTGAGGAGAAGACTGGACAAATGAATATAACTAATCTAAAAGTTGAACACAGTGGAGTTTATACCATTGACATCAACAGTAAAGAGCAGCAACAGAGATTCACATTAACTGTTATGGGTGAGTGAATATTGATTatattgattaatattaatactgttaaagctgttaaagtaataattcttattaatacatgtttaacagtACTGCAGTGTTATTTGACatacctttttctttttttttttctttcacagaGCGGGTCATCAAACCTGTGATAAAAACAGAGAAGAGTAAAGATAACCCTGATGTTGTGAATTTaatatgtgagtacagtgaaaCGATCATCTTGAAGAATTCTGCTGGAGAAACACTGACGGGTTCAAAACACCATCCGAAAGGAGAGACTTTAGAAGTCAAAAATGAAGGAAATCGTGGAAACTTCTACACCTGTACACTGAAGAACGCAGTGAGTGAGGAGACCAGTGATCCGCTCTATGAGAGAGATCTGGGTAAGAATGTGATTTACTTTACCTGCATCTGAATGTGACTGCattagaattgaataataaaatatgaaggcAAGATATTATATTAGAAGAGAGAACAACAGCACAAATACACTTTACCAGacaaacatttcacaaaaaaaaaaaaacgttgttAGGTGTTCTTGCAATTCATCTTGATTTTTAAAGCCCTCAGTTGCTCTCCTCCATAAGGACTTATTTCcatgtttctttgttttgagaGACACTAagcaattttaaataaatttaaagaaGAGATGGAGCACAATCTCTGGCCTCCATCATCTGGTGTGGTCATTTTTCATGCATTATAGTGGTCATGGTTGGCAATCTTGCTGGACACACACTTGTGACAGACATTGATATCAGACGTTTGTCATGAACATGAACAAGATGGCAGCAGTAACTGCTGAACCCTTAGAGAAAGAACAACACATTAATGTTTGCGGTTTCTGTTTTCAAACTTCCTCTATATTCTCTGTTCTTACactag from Megalobrama amblycephala isolate DHTTF-2021 linkage group LG7, ASM1881202v1, whole genome shotgun sequence harbors:
- the LOC125272906 gene encoding SLAM family member 9-like, with translation MSLRSLLLVAIVVFITTEAVSGEGVMKAVDDQIYFRSTNFVPPVTSIIWKHINTYGYVVKAIEWDEGEILIPNPRFRGITTVEEKTGQMNITNLKVEHSGVYTIDINSKEQQQRFTLTVMERVIKPVIKTEKSKDNPDVVNLICEYSETIILKNSAGETLTGSKHHPKGETLEVKNEGNRGNFYTCTLKNAVSEETSDPLYERDLERVPKPVIKIEKSKDNPDVVNLICEYNETIIWKNSAGETLRGLKITPKGESITVKNKGNPESFYTCTLDNGASEETSDPVYERDLFEEAVSEMTVID